The Bubalus bubalis isolate 160015118507 breed Murrah chromosome 16, NDDB_SH_1, whole genome shotgun sequence genome window below encodes:
- the LOC102394285 gene encoding olfactory receptor 688, whose translation MDTTLSITNGSRFQVSEFVLMGFPGIHNWQHWLSLPLALLYLLALGANLLILITIHHESTLHQPMYYLLGILAVVDIGLATTIMPKILAIFWFNAKIISLSECFAQLYAINSFMCMESGIFLCMAVDRYIAICYPLQYSSIVTETFVIKVTLSMMLRNGLLTIPVPVLAAQRHYCSRNEIDHCLCSNLGVTSLACDDITINRFYHLALAWFVVGSDMGLVFASYMLVIRSVLRLNSAEATSKALSTCSSHLTLILFFYTAVIVVSVTHLAGRQFPIIPVLLNVLHSVIPPALNPMVYALRTQELRVGFQRLFGLGENMSRK comes from the coding sequence ATGGATACTACCCTAAGTATAACCAATGGCTCGAGGTTTCAAGTGTCTGAATTTGTTCTAATGGGGTTTCCAGGCATTCACAACTGGCAACACTGGCTCTCCCTGCCCCTGGCTCTACTCTACCTCTTAGCTCTTGGTGCCAATCTCCTCATCTTGATCACCATCCATCATGAGTCTACCTTACACCAGCCCATGTATTACCTCCTTGGTATCTTGGCTGTGGTGGACATCGGCCTGGCTACTACCATCATGCCCAAAATCCTGGCCATTTTCTGGTTTAATGCCAAGATCATCAGTCTCTCTGAGTGCTTTGCTCAGTTGTATGCCATCAACTCTTTCATGTGCATGGAGTCAGGCATCTTCCTCTGCATGGCTGTGGATAGATATATAGCCATTTGCTATCCCCTTCAGTACTCTTCCATAGTCACTGAGACTTTTGTGATCAAAGTCACACTGTCTATGATGCTCAGGAATGGCCTGCTGACCATCCCAGTGCCTGTACTTGCTGCCCAGAGACACTACTGCTCCAGGAATGAGATTGACCACTGCCTATGCTCTAACTTGGGGGTCACCAGTCTGGCCTGTGATGACATCACTATTAATAGATTTTACCATTTGGCCTTGGCTTGGTTTGTGGTTGGGAGTGACATGGGTCTGGTCTTTGCTTCCTACATGTTGGTTATTCGCTCAGTGCTGAGGTTGAACTCTGCTGAAGCAACATCTAAGGCCCTGAGTACCTGCAGCTCTCATCTCACCCTCATTCTCTTTTTCTACACCGCTGTTATTGTAGTGTCCGTCACCCATCTGGCAGGAAGACAGTTTCCCATCATCCCTGTTCTTCTCAATGTGCTGCATAGTGTCATCCCCCCAGCCCTTAACCCTATGGTGTATGCCCTTAGGACCCAGGAGCTGAGAGTGGGCTTCCAAAGGTTGTTTGGTCTGGGTGAGAATATGTCTAGGAAGTGA